In a single window of the Mesorhizobium shangrilense genome:
- the fabI gene encoding enoyl-ACP reductase FabI: MTALMKGKRGLIMGVANDHSIAWGIASKLAEHGAELAFTYQGEAFGKRVKPLAEKIGTKLIVPCDVEDSASVAATFDTLKSEWGGLDFIVHAIGFSDKNELKGLYADTTRENFVRTMVISCYSFTEVARHAAELMQGGGSMITLTYAGSVRVMPNYNVMGVAKAGLEASVRYLANDYGPRGIRVNAISAGPVRTLAGAGISDARYMFSYQQRNAPLRKTVSLDEIGGSALYLLSDLSGGVTGEIHYVDSGYHIVSMPTMDELKRTDAGKD; this comes from the coding sequence ATGACCGCATTGATGAAGGGCAAGCGCGGCCTCATCATGGGGGTCGCCAACGACCATTCGATCGCCTGGGGGATCGCCTCGAAGCTCGCCGAGCACGGCGCCGAACTTGCCTTCACCTATCAGGGCGAAGCCTTCGGCAAGCGGGTCAAGCCGCTGGCCGAGAAGATCGGCACCAAGCTGATCGTCCCCTGCGACGTCGAGGACAGCGCGTCGGTGGCGGCCACGTTCGACACCCTGAAATCGGAATGGGGCGGGCTCGATTTCATCGTCCACGCCATCGGTTTCTCCGACAAGAACGAGCTCAAGGGCCTCTACGCCGACACCACGCGCGAGAACTTCGTGCGTACCATGGTGATATCCTGCTACTCCTTCACGGAGGTGGCGCGGCACGCCGCCGAGCTCATGCAGGGCGGCGGATCGATGATCACCCTGACCTATGCGGGTTCCGTGCGCGTCATGCCGAACTACAACGTCATGGGCGTCGCCAAGGCCGGCCTTGAGGCCAGCGTGCGCTACCTGGCGAACGACTACGGCCCGCGCGGGATCCGCGTGAACGCGATTTCGGCGGGACCTGTGCGCACACTCGCCGGCGCCGGCATCTCCGACGCGCGCTACATGTTCTCCTACCAGCAGCGCAACGCGCCGCTGCGAAAGACCGTTTCGCTGGACGAGATCGGCGGCTCCGCGCTCTATCTGCTGTCGGACCTCTCCGGCGGCGTCACGGGCGAGATCCACTATGTCGATTCCGGCTATCACATCGTCTCGATGCCGACGATGGACGAACTGAAGCGTACGGACGCGGGGAAAGACTGA
- a CDS encoding putative bifunctional diguanylate cyclase/phosphodiesterase — protein MPQFKNPHRSTLFRLTTIAACGIGSLAMGMWGLQIAFGSNATFIPAETAGAIIAALFVLGSSCAALAFFAGVDESLQYVHQETQLDKLTGLHSRRAMIGRVATAGATTERTGESVFLIDVDIDRFKQINEAIGYGQGDELIRTFARRLQDALPRNAEIGRLGAGEFGILIKDDEIDLPIEAFVQALIDRLMEPYQLATHLQSVNVSLGLAAVTGDGDDPVQVLRCSSLALQHARATGLGGWAIFHPDMGRVADHRQWVESELHTAFERGDFHLHYQPQLDLQSGKTVGYEALIRWKHPERGMIPPNEFIPIAEETGMIFPIGSWVLRKACSDARLLPDDCFVAVNISPVQFMTRDFLTVVRQAIQATGIAPSRLELEVTETAMMQDRERAAVVLKELAGMGISVAVDDFGTGYSNLSYLIDFPFRKLKIDRSFVSRMETDSNSGAVVSTIVGLSRALGVRTIAEGVETESQATLLKAAGCEVVQGYFFGRPGPLQLRDSAETAAAASATMH, from the coding sequence ATGCCGCAGTTCAAAAATCCGCATCGAAGCACGCTGTTCCGGTTGACCACGATCGCCGCCTGCGGCATCGGCAGCCTTGCCATGGGCATGTGGGGGCTGCAAATCGCCTTCGGCTCCAATGCGACCTTCATTCCGGCCGAGACGGCCGGCGCCATCATCGCCGCGCTTTTCGTGCTTGGCTCAAGCTGTGCCGCACTGGCGTTTTTTGCTGGCGTCGACGAATCCCTCCAGTACGTCCATCAGGAAACCCAGCTCGACAAACTGACCGGCCTCCACTCGCGCCGGGCGATGATCGGTCGCGTCGCCACGGCAGGCGCAACAACCGAGCGGACCGGCGAAAGCGTGTTCCTGATCGACGTCGACATCGATCGCTTCAAGCAGATCAACGAGGCGATCGGCTACGGTCAAGGCGACGAGCTTATCCGCACCTTCGCCCGGAGGCTTCAAGATGCCCTGCCGCGAAACGCCGAGATCGGGCGGCTCGGCGCGGGAGAGTTCGGCATCCTGATAAAGGACGACGAGATCGACCTGCCCATCGAGGCGTTCGTCCAGGCGCTGATCGATCGTCTGATGGAGCCCTATCAGTTGGCAACGCACCTGCAGTCTGTGAACGTCTCGCTCGGATTGGCAGCGGTGACCGGGGACGGCGACGATCCCGTCCAGGTCCTGCGGTGCTCCAGCCTGGCCCTGCAGCATGCGCGGGCGACGGGACTCGGCGGCTGGGCGATCTTCCACCCGGACATGGGCAGGGTCGCCGACCACCGGCAATGGGTCGAGTCCGAGCTGCACACCGCTTTCGAACGCGGCGACTTCCACCTGCATTACCAGCCGCAACTCGACCTGCAGTCTGGCAAGACCGTGGGCTACGAGGCGCTGATCCGTTGGAAGCACCCCGAACGCGGCATGATCCCGCCCAACGAGTTCATCCCGATCGCCGAGGAGACCGGGATGATCTTTCCGATCGGAAGCTGGGTGCTCAGAAAGGCGTGCTCCGATGCGCGCCTCCTGCCCGACGACTGCTTCGTCGCCGTGAACATCTCGCCGGTCCAGTTCATGACACGCGACTTCCTGACCGTGGTGCGCCAGGCGATCCAGGCCACCGGAATCGCACCGAGCAGGCTGGAGCTCGAAGTGACTGAAACCGCGATGATGCAGGACCGCGAGCGCGCGGCGGTCGTGCTCAAGGAGCTTGCAGGAATGGGCATTTCGGTCGCCGTGGACGACTTCGGCACCGGCTACTCGAACCTCAGCTATCTGATCGACTTCCCGTTCCGGAAGCTGAAGATCGACCGTTCCTTCGTGAGCCGGATGGAAACGGATTCGAACAGCGGCGCCGTCGTCTCCACCATCGTTGGCCTGTCGCGGGCGCTCGGCGTTCGCACGATCGCGGAAGGCGTCGAGACGGAGAGTCAGGCCACGCTTCTGAAAGCGGCCGGCTGCGAAGTCGTGCAGGGCTATTTCTTCGGACGTCCTGGCCCGCTGCAACTGCGTGACAGCGCCGAGACGGCTGCCGCCGCAAGCGCCACCATGCACTGA
- a CDS encoding class I SAM-dependent methyltransferase yields MTREALATLLHPFEADVLETPGDDARVLFLGAEPGFVLPDGFGGKLTLVQGFRPHFSALVKAGHDVSQTVSGECFTAALVLCGRHRGLNELRVADALERTGPGALIVVAGGKEDGVASLRKRLSGSFAVEGSLSKYHGVALWLRRPADPQPAIEALRAENGSVLVEGRFTAAPGMFSHDRVDAGSKLLAQHLPAELAGKVADFCAGWGYLAVEVAERCRKVKSLDLYEADFASLEAARANLGAALAGSPAAPTAGFYWHDLVVEPVAERYDAIVMNPPFHTGRAAEPGLGQALIGAAARALKPGGQLLVVANRQLPYEASLSGAFSAVQKLAEDQGFKVLRAKR; encoded by the coding sequence ATGACGCGGGAGGCTCTCGCCACGCTGCTCCACCCGTTCGAAGCGGACGTGCTCGAAACTCCCGGCGACGATGCGCGCGTGCTCTTCCTCGGCGCCGAGCCAGGATTTGTCCTGCCGGACGGTTTCGGCGGGAAACTGACGCTCGTGCAGGGGTTCCGGCCGCATTTCAGCGCCTTGGTCAAGGCCGGACATGACGTTTCGCAAACCGTATCGGGGGAGTGCTTCACGGCCGCCCTGGTGCTCTGCGGAAGGCATCGCGGCCTGAACGAGCTGAGGGTCGCTGACGCGCTCGAGCGGACCGGTCCCGGCGCGCTGATCGTCGTGGCCGGGGGCAAGGAGGATGGCGTCGCCAGTCTGAGAAAGCGGCTCAGCGGATCGTTTGCCGTCGAGGGCAGCCTTTCGAAGTATCACGGCGTCGCGTTATGGCTGCGGCGGCCCGCCGATCCGCAGCCCGCCATCGAGGCGCTGCGCGCCGAGAACGGTTCCGTGCTCGTCGAGGGCCGCTTCACCGCCGCGCCGGGCATGTTCTCGCACGATCGCGTCGATGCCGGATCGAAGCTTTTGGCGCAGCACCTGCCGGCCGAGCTTGCCGGCAAGGTGGCGGATTTCTGCGCCGGTTGGGGCTACCTCGCCGTCGAGGTCGCCGAACGCTGCCGCAAGGTGAAATCGCTGGATCTCTACGAGGCGGATTTCGCCTCGCTGGAGGCTGCCAGAGCCAATCTCGGCGCAGCCCTGGCCGGATCGCCTGCAGCGCCGACGGCCGGCTTCTACTGGCACGATCTCGTCGTCGAGCCGGTCGCCGAGCGCTACGACGCCATCGTCATGAACCCGCCCTTCCACACCGGACGCGCGGCCGAACCTGGTCTCGGCCAGGCGCTGATCGGTGCGGCCGCCCGCGCGCTGAAGCCGGGTGGGCAGCTGCTGGTCGTCGCGAACCGTCAGCTGCCCTACGAGGCTTCCCTGTCTGGGGCGTTCTCGGCTGTCCAGAAGCTTGCCGAGGACCAGGGCTTCAAGGTGCTCCGCGCCAAGCGATGA
- a CDS encoding NAD(P)H-dependent flavin oxidoreductase: MWPDRRILDLFGIELPILLAPMAGPVLSDMTVAVANAGGLGALPSAMLGLEQARAELEKVRRGTNRPVNVNFFCHTPAALDEAREATWRERLKPYYVELGIDPSEPMPVSNRTPFDASFCRLVEEFRPEVVSFHFGLPEPSLMQRVKATGARVISSATTVREAIWLEQHGCDAIIAQGSEAGGHRGMFLDTDVSKQVGTMALVPQVVDAVKVPVIAAGGIADGRGIVAALALGASAVQIGTAYLFCPEAKVSPIHREALNHAYDDETVLTRIFTGRPARGIVNRIIREVGAMSDVAPAFPLAGGALMPLRAKTEASGSGDFMPLWSGQAMRLGRALPAAELTRTLADEAQALLKRMGSV, encoded by the coding sequence ATGTGGCCAGATCGCCGGATCCTCGACCTCTTTGGCATCGAGCTCCCCATCCTGCTCGCGCCGATGGCCGGTCCGGTGCTCTCCGACATGACGGTCGCCGTCGCCAATGCCGGCGGCCTCGGCGCGCTGCCTTCAGCCATGCTGGGCCTCGAACAGGCGCGCGCCGAGCTCGAGAAGGTGCGCAGGGGTACCAACCGGCCGGTCAACGTCAACTTCTTCTGCCATACGCCGGCCGCCCTCGACGAAGCGCGCGAAGCCACATGGCGGGAGCGCCTGAAGCCCTACTATGTCGAGCTGGGGATCGACCCCTCGGAGCCCATGCCGGTCTCCAATCGCACGCCCTTCGACGCGTCGTTCTGCAGACTCGTGGAGGAATTTCGCCCTGAGGTCGTCAGCTTCCATTTCGGGCTTCCCGAGCCGTCGCTGATGCAGCGCGTCAAGGCGACCGGCGCCAGGGTGATCTCCTCCGCCACAACCGTGCGCGAGGCGATCTGGCTGGAGCAACATGGGTGCGACGCAATCATCGCCCAGGGGTCCGAAGCCGGCGGCCATCGCGGCATGTTCCTCGACACCGACGTATCGAAGCAGGTCGGAACTATGGCCCTGGTACCGCAGGTCGTGGATGCAGTGAAGGTTCCCGTCATCGCCGCCGGCGGCATAGCGGACGGCCGCGGCATCGTCGCCGCCCTGGCGCTTGGGGCCTCGGCCGTGCAGATAGGCACCGCCTATCTGTTCTGCCCCGAAGCGAAGGTGTCGCCGATCCATCGCGAGGCGCTGAACCACGCCTATGACGACGAGACGGTGCTCACCCGCATCTTCACCGGCCGTCCGGCCCGCGGCATCGTCAACCGCATCATCCGCGAGGTCGGGGCAATGTCCGATGTGGCGCCTGCATTCCCGCTGGCCGGCGGCGCGCTGATGCCGCTGCGCGCCAAGACGGAAGCGTCCGGATCGGGCGACTTCATGCCGCTCTGGTCGGGACAGGCGATGCGGCTCGGCCGCGCGTTGCCTGCGGCGGAGCTCACGCGGACGCTGGCCGACGAGGCGCAGGCGCTGCTCAAACGGATGGGCTCCGTTTGA
- a CDS encoding nuclear transport factor 2 family protein has translation MSRKQTIVDLEKKFWDTMISKDVGAATGMMAKNSIIIGPQGISEISRSDFAKLMEESKWTLDSYDFSDVQVLFPTEDTAVIGYRVKQKGTMDGKPYSMEAADASTWTRDGESWHCALHTETMVGKPSGTTAR, from the coding sequence ATGAGCCGCAAACAGACGATCGTCGATCTGGAGAAGAAGTTCTGGGATACGATGATTTCGAAGGACGTAGGCGCCGCAACCGGGATGATGGCCAAGAATAGCATCATCATCGGCCCGCAGGGTATCTCCGAGATTTCACGCAGTGATTTCGCCAAATTGATGGAAGAGAGCAAATGGACGCTCGATTCCTATGACTTCAGCGACGTCCAGGTCCTGTTTCCTACCGAAGACACCGCCGTCATCGGCTACAGGGTGAAGCAGAAGGGTACAATGGACGGCAAGCCCTATTCCATGGAAGCCGCCGACGCCAGCACATGGACCCGGGACGGCGAGTCCTGGCACTGCGCGCTGCATACCGAAACGATGGTGGGAAAACCGTCGGGAACGACGGCCCGATGA
- the pnp gene encoding polyribonucleotide nucleotidyltransferase, translating to MFNHHKVEIEWGGRPLILETGKIARQADGAVLATYGETVVLATVVSAKEPKPGFDFFPLTVNYQEKTYAAGKIPGGYFKREGRPSEKETLVSRLIDRPIRPLFVDGYKNDTQVVVTVVQHDLENDPDILSIVATSAALTLSGVPFMGPIGGARVGYINGEYKLNPHLDEMPESKLDLVVAGTSDAVLMVESEAQELAEDVMLGAVMFGHKSFQPVIDAIIKLAEVAAKDPRDFTSPTFDELEKEMLGLAEADLRAAYKITDKQDRYAAVDAAKAKVKAAFAAEGEDEPKWSPEQVATVFKELQAKIVRWNILDTGSRIDGRDLKTVRPIVSEVGILPRTHGSALFTRGETQAIVVATLGTGEDEQFIDELTGTRKETFLLHYNFPPYSVGETGRMGSPGRREIGHGKLAWRAVHPMLPAAEQFPYTLRVVSEITESNGSSSMATVCGTSLALMDAGVPLAKPVAGIAMGLIKEGERFAVLSDILGDEDHLGDMDFKVAGTDRGITSLQMDIKIAGITEEIMRIALDQAKGGRVHILGEMAKALSESRGQLGEFAPRIEVMHIPTDKIRDVIGSGGKVIREIVEKTGAKINIEDDGTVKIASSNGKEIEAAKKWIHTIVAEPEVGEIYEGTVVKTADFGAFVNFFGPRDGLVHISQLANDRVQKTTDVVKEGQKVWVKLMGFDERGKVRLSMKVVDQATGKEIPRDKKSDAEDAA from the coding sequence ATGTTCAATCACCACAAAGTGGAAATCGAATGGGGCGGGCGTCCGCTCATCCTCGAGACCGGCAAGATCGCGCGTCAGGCTGACGGCGCCGTCCTCGCCACCTATGGCGAGACCGTCGTGCTCGCCACCGTCGTCTCCGCGAAGGAGCCGAAGCCCGGCTTCGACTTCTTCCCGCTGACCGTCAACTACCAGGAAAAGACCTACGCCGCCGGCAAGATCCCGGGCGGCTACTTCAAGCGAGAAGGCCGCCCGAGCGAGAAGGAGACCCTGGTTTCCCGTCTCATCGACCGTCCTATCCGCCCGCTCTTCGTCGACGGCTACAAGAACGACACGCAGGTCGTCGTCACCGTCGTTCAGCATGATCTGGAAAACGATCCGGACATCCTGTCGATCGTCGCCACTTCGGCTGCGCTGACGCTTTCCGGCGTGCCCTTCATGGGCCCGATCGGCGGCGCCCGCGTCGGCTACATCAACGGCGAGTACAAGCTCAATCCGCACCTCGACGAGATGCCGGAATCGAAGCTCGACCTCGTCGTCGCCGGCACCTCGGACGCCGTGCTGATGGTCGAGTCCGAGGCCCAGGAACTGGCCGAAGACGTCATGCTCGGCGCGGTCATGTTCGGCCACAAGAGCTTCCAGCCGGTCATTGACGCCATCATCAAGCTGGCCGAGGTCGCCGCCAAGGACCCGCGCGATTTCACTTCGCCGACCTTCGACGAACTCGAGAAGGAGATGCTGGGCCTCGCCGAGGCAGACCTGAGGGCCGCCTACAAGATCACCGACAAGCAGGATCGCTACGCCGCGGTCGACGCTGCCAAGGCCAAGGTGAAGGCTGCTTTCGCCGCCGAGGGCGAGGACGAGCCAAAGTGGTCGCCGGAACAGGTCGCCACGGTCTTCAAGGAACTGCAGGCCAAGATCGTCCGCTGGAACATCCTGGACACCGGCAGCCGCATCGACGGACGCGACCTCAAGACGGTCCGTCCGATCGTGTCGGAAGTCGGCATCCTGCCGCGCACGCACGGCTCGGCGCTGTTCACCCGCGGCGAGACCCAGGCGATCGTGGTCGCCACGCTGGGCACCGGCGAGGACGAGCAGTTCATCGACGAGCTGACCGGCACGCGCAAGGAAACCTTCCTGCTGCACTACAACTTCCCGCCCTACTCGGTCGGTGAGACCGGCCGCATGGGTTCCCCGGGACGTCGTGAGATCGGCCACGGCAAGCTTGCATGGCGCGCCGTCCACCCGATGCTGCCGGCGGCGGAGCAGTTCCCCTACACGCTGCGCGTCGTCTCCGAGATCACCGAGTCGAACGGCTCGTCCTCGATGGCGACCGTGTGCGGCACCTCGCTGGCCCTGATGGACGCCGGCGTGCCGCTGGCCAAGCCGGTGGCCGGCATTGCCATGGGCCTGATCAAGGAAGGCGAGCGCTTCGCGGTGCTCTCCGACATCCTCGGCGACGAGGACCATCTCGGCGACATGGACTTCAAGGTGGCCGGCACCGATCGTGGCATCACATCGCTGCAGATGGACATCAAGATCGCCGGCATCACCGAAGAGATCATGCGTATCGCGCTTGATCAGGCGAAGGGCGGCCGTGTGCATATCCTCGGCGAAATGGCGAAGGCGCTCTCCGAGAGCCGTGGCCAGCTCGGCGAGTTCGCGCCGCGCATCGAGGTCATGCACATCCCGACCGACAAGATCCGCGACGTGATCGGCTCTGGCGGCAAGGTGATCCGCGAGATCGTCGAGAAGACCGGCGCCAAGATCAACATCGAGGACGACGGCACGGTGAAGATCGCTTCGTCGAACGGCAAGGAGATCGAGGCGGCGAAGAAGTGGATCCACACCATCGTGGCCGAGCCGGAAGTCGGCGAGATCTACGAGGGCACGGTGGTCAAGACCGCCGACTTCGGCGCCTTCGTCAACTTCTTCGGCCCGCGCGACGGCCTCGTCCACATCTCGCAGCTTGCCAACGACCGCGTCCAGAAGACCACGGACGTCGTCAAGGAAGGCCAGAAGGTCTGGGTCAAGCTGATGGGCTTCGATGAGCGCGGCAAGGTCCGCCTCTCCATGAAGGTCGTCGATCAGGCGACCGGCAAGGAAATCCCCAGGGACAAGAAGTCCGACGCTGAAGATGCGGCATAA
- the rpsO gene encoding 30S ribosomal protein S15, with translation MSIGPCWTTSRLWASRIPRISERKCTMSITVERKQALMAEFATAKGDTGSPEVQVAILSERIKNLTEHFKGHKKDNHSRRGLLALVSQRRRLLDYLKGKDEARYSTLIEKLGLRR, from the coding sequence ATGTCCATCGGCCCCTGCTGGACGACATCCCGGCTGTGGGCGTCCCGAATTCCTAGAATATCAGAAAGGAAGTGTACGATGTCGATCACTGTAGAGCGCAAGCAGGCGCTGATGGCCGAGTTTGCGACCGCCAAGGGCGACACCGGTTCGCCGGAAGTCCAGGTTGCGATCCTCTCGGAGCGCATCAAGAACCTGACCGAGCACTTCAAGGGCCACAAGAAGGACAACCACTCCCGTCGTGGCCTGCTCGCTCTCGTCTCCCAGCGCCGCCGGCTGCTCGACTACCTGAAGGGCAAGGACGAGGCCCGCTACTCGACGCTGATCGAGAAGCTTGGCCTGCGCCGCTAA
- a CDS encoding sensor histidine kinase yields the protein MAAPLRKSTGSLSISVLLGLLIAAALLPPLLLSVFLLDRNNRAQADVVATLAEAAAGAAVQTVDSQLQGMITALRSLSTSSSLNEGDLRRFYVGAQQALAGTASYVIVADGDLNQLLNTRRAFGAPLGKISDPEPAEHALKTGLPTISDGFLGRVANRWVFNIILPRVQPEGDSLLLLLTQDAEALSSALTVENLRGGWNAVIVDNNGTVLASSLMSADVGKPFFLGEEASAVGPVRRSIDLDGKDYELVAKASELSGWKVILWAERDAIERPLERTLRLLMLGGLAMIAVGGLAAWLFGRQISKSVRRLARDAHRLGAGEEVAAMSYPVRELTTVSAAMADAAAQRRAAENEIRFLMREVAHRSKNQLTVVSSIANQSARNAESVAEFSERFQQRLMGLARSTDLLIAGSVAGVELRELITVQIEPFRPAEDTRLQISGPHFRLSLQAAQTLGLAIHEMATNAAKYGAFSQQSGRLSVTWSLHGDELELVWREHVPDLKQRSSRKGFGTQIIERMLPGGLGAKVERHLHPDGLEARFTFPVANIRPTDKHQEER from the coding sequence ATGGCCGCTCCGCTCCGCAAATCCACCGGATCCCTTTCGATCAGCGTGCTGCTCGGGCTGCTGATCGCCGCCGCCCTTTTGCCGCCGCTGCTCCTTTCCGTGTTCCTGCTCGACCGCAACAATCGTGCGCAGGCGGATGTCGTCGCCACCCTGGCTGAAGCTGCGGCGGGCGCCGCGGTGCAAACGGTGGACAGCCAGCTTCAGGGCATGATCACCGCGCTTCGCAGCCTCTCGACCTCGAGTTCGTTGAACGAGGGCGATCTACGCCGCTTCTACGTCGGCGCGCAGCAGGCGCTGGCTGGAACGGCGTCCTATGTCATCGTCGCAGATGGGGACCTGAACCAGCTCCTGAACACGCGCCGCGCGTTCGGAGCCCCTCTGGGCAAGATCTCTGATCCGGAGCCGGCAGAGCACGCGCTGAAGACAGGCTTGCCCACCATCTCTGATGGCTTTCTCGGCCGTGTCGCCAACCGATGGGTGTTCAACATCATACTTCCACGGGTTCAGCCCGAGGGCGACTCCCTGTTGCTTCTGCTGACGCAGGATGCCGAGGCCCTTTCTAGTGCGCTGACCGTGGAGAACCTGCGCGGCGGTTGGAACGCGGTGATCGTCGACAATAACGGCACGGTGCTGGCTTCCAGCCTCATGTCCGCGGATGTCGGCAAGCCATTCTTCCTGGGCGAGGAGGCAAGCGCGGTCGGGCCGGTGCGGCGGTCGATAGACCTGGACGGCAAGGACTACGAGCTCGTCGCCAAGGCGTCGGAACTCAGCGGCTGGAAGGTCATCCTGTGGGCGGAGCGCGACGCCATCGAGCGTCCGCTGGAGCGCACCCTGCGGCTGCTGATGCTCGGCGGCCTTGCCATGATCGCGGTCGGCGGCCTCGCCGCCTGGCTGTTCGGCAGGCAGATATCCAAATCGGTCCGCCGTCTGGCGCGCGACGCCCATCGGCTTGGCGCGGGGGAAGAAGTAGCGGCGATGTCGTATCCGGTCAGGGAGTTGACGACCGTTTCCGCGGCGATGGCCGACGCTGCGGCACAGCGCCGGGCGGCGGAGAACGAGATTCGCTTCCTCATGCGGGAGGTCGCGCACCGCTCAAAGAACCAGCTCACGGTCGTGTCATCGATCGCCAACCAGAGCGCGCGCAATGCCGAAAGCGTGGCCGAGTTCAGCGAGCGTTTCCAGCAGCGGCTGATGGGCCTCGCCCGTTCGACCGACCTGCTCATCGCCGGCAGCGTCGCCGGTGTGGAGCTGCGGGAGCTCATCACGGTGCAAATCGAGCCGTTCCGGCCTGCCGAGGATACCCGGCTGCAGATTTCCGGACCGCACTTCCGGCTCTCCCTGCAGGCAGCGCAGACGCTTGGTCTGGCAATCCACGAGATGGCGACGAACGCCGCCAAGTACGGCGCGTTCTCGCAGCAGTCCGGCCGCCTGTCGGTGACGTGGTCCCTCCATGGCGACGAGCTGGAGCTCGTATGGAGAGAGCACGTTCCCGATCTGAAACAGCGCTCGAGCCGGAAGGGGTTCGGCACCCAAATCATCGAGCGGATGCTCCCCGGTGGGCTCGGCGCCAAGGTCGAGCGGCATCTGCATCCCGACGGCCTGGAGGCACGTTTCACTTTCCCGGTCGCGAATATCCGACCGACGGACAAGCATCAGGAAGAGAGGTGA
- the corA gene encoding magnesium/cobalt transporter CorA, giving the protein MAGSKPEGERKRPRRKAKRSPVGASPGTLVADPNARPPILSITGISPDGFEAVADASLTEVRRLCDAWPVIWLDCAGLADVGLVAEIGAIFGLHPLALEDTVNTGQRPKVDFFDDHAFVVLSMIDDVATNRYEQVAVYFNRKFVVTFQERQGDPFSPVRKRIESSQSNRLRTRSADYLAYALIDALVDSYFPALEATGDKIERIEDEMLDAPQKHQTRQMHELRRNMIAAKRALGPLHDAVAALLRSDAPYVSAETRTYINDTLDHTTRLLDMVETYRDVLTGLIDMHLSLSQAKTSEVINLLTLISTIFIPLTFLAGIWGMNFDSEASPWNMPELRADFGYPMALGLMLIIALILVLYFRWKKWL; this is encoded by the coding sequence ATGGCGGGGTCGAAGCCGGAAGGTGAGAGGAAAAGGCCTCGCAGGAAGGCCAAACGATCCCCCGTAGGCGCTTCGCCCGGCACCCTTGTGGCGGATCCGAACGCCAGGCCGCCGATTCTCAGCATCACCGGCATCTCGCCGGACGGCTTTGAGGCTGTCGCGGACGCCTCACTAACCGAGGTCCGCAGGCTGTGCGACGCTTGGCCGGTGATCTGGCTGGACTGCGCGGGGCTCGCGGATGTCGGCCTCGTCGCCGAAATTGGCGCAATCTTCGGCCTGCATCCTCTGGCGCTGGAGGATACGGTGAACACTGGCCAGCGGCCGAAGGTCGACTTCTTCGACGATCACGCCTTCGTGGTTCTGTCGATGATCGATGACGTCGCCACGAACCGCTATGAGCAGGTTGCAGTCTACTTCAACCGCAAGTTCGTCGTCACCTTCCAGGAACGCCAGGGCGATCCGTTCAGCCCGGTGCGCAAACGGATCGAGTCGTCGCAGTCGAACCGGCTGCGGACCCGCTCGGCCGACTACCTGGCCTATGCGCTGATCGACGCCCTCGTGGACAGCTATTTCCCGGCGCTGGAGGCGACGGGGGACAAGATCGAGCGGATCGAGGACGAGATGCTCGACGCGCCGCAGAAACATCAGACGCGCCAGATGCATGAACTGCGACGCAACATGATCGCGGCCAAGCGCGCGCTCGGGCCCCTGCACGACGCCGTTGCCGCGCTGCTGCGTTCGGACGCCCCCTATGTGAGCGCCGAAACGAGGACCTACATCAACGACACGCTGGACCACACGACGCGCCTGCTGGACATGGTGGAAACCTACCGCGACGTGCTGACGGGGCTGATCGACATGCACCTGTCGCTCAGCCAGGCCAAAACCAGCGAGGTCATCAATCTGCTGACCCTCATATCGACCATCTTCATCCCGCTCACATTCCTGGCCGGTATATGGGGGATGAACTTCGATTCCGAAGCGTCGCCATGGAACATGCCCGAGCTCAGGGCGGATTTCGGCTATCCGATGGCGCTCGGCCTGATGCTCATTATCGCCTTGATCCTCGTGCTCTACTTCCGCTGGAAAAAATGGCTGTAG